The following is a genomic window from Pedobacter sp. KBS0701.
TTCCGATTCGATGATGAAAGAAGCTTATCATCAATCGGACATTGCCTGGGAAAAAGCCAAGCCTATTATTGCTAAAGAAGCAGGCGAAGGCAAACCATATATCCCATGGGCTGGCAGACCGAACGATTTGCCACAATCTAAATTATTGGCCTTTCCGGGTGCTGAAGGCGGAGGCGCTTATAGTTTTGGTGGTCATGGCGGTAGAGTAATCGTAGTAAAAAATTTAAATGATAGCGGTCCGGGGTCATTGCGTGATGCCTGTGAACAAGGCGGCGCAAGGATTGTAGTTTTCAATGTTGCAGGGATCATCAGGTTGAAAACCCCGTTAATTATCCGTGCACCTTATATTACCATTGCCGGACAAACGGCTCCGGGTGATGGCGTTTGCGTGGCTGGCGAATCGGTATGGTTAAATACACACGATGTAATTGTGCGTTTTATGCGTTTTAGAAGGGGCGAAACCTTTGTAGGCCGTAGAGATGATGCCATTGGCGGAAATCCGGTGGGTAACATCATGATCGATCACGTTTCTGCAAGCTGGGGACTGGACGAAAACATGTCGATGTACCGCCACATGTATAACGATAGCACTGGCAAAACCGAAGAAAAACTAGGAACGGTGAACATTACCATCCAAAATTCGATTTTTTCTGAAGCATTAGATTACTGGAACCATGCATTTGGTTCAACCTTAGGGGGAGAAAACTGTGCTTTTGTACGTAACCTTTGGGCTGATAATGGTGCCCGGAACCCATCAATCGGTTGGAACGGAATTTTCAATTTCGCCAATAACGTGGTGTTCAACTGGAATAACCGCTCTACAGATGGAGGCGATTATACTGCGCAATACAACATCATCAATAACTTTTACAAACCAGGTCCCGTTACCGAATTAAAAGACCCGATCAGTTACCGCATTTTAAAACCAGAATCTGGTCGCAGTAAATTACCTTATGTGGTTTTCGGACGTGCTTATGTCGCTGGAAATATCATCGATGGCAATGAAAAAGTAACCAAAAACAACTGGGATGGCGGTGTACAGCTGGAAGATAAAAAAGGAAATCTAATGTCTTACGAGCAAGCCAGTAAATATTTCGCAGCGATGAAGGCAAAAGATCCCTTCCCAATGCCAAAAATCAGCATTATACCTACCTTACAGGCAAAAGATTACGTATTGGCAAATGCAGGAGCTACTTTACCAAAAAGAGATCCGGTTGATACCCGCGTAGTTAAACAGGTAAGCACAGGTAAAATCGAGGTGCATCCTGATGCCAAGCCGTCCGCTTTCCAGTTCGAACACCGCAGACTCCCTGGCGATTCTTATAAACAGGGTATCATTACCGAAGTTTCGCAGGTGGGTGGTTATCCGGAATATAAAGGAACACCTTACAAAGATTCAGACGACGACGGTATGCCTGACGCTTACGAACTGAAAAACGGTTTAAATCCGAAAGATGCTTCTGATGCCTCAAAAATCACCAAAAGTGGTTATTCTAATATCGAAGTTTATGTAAATAGTGTAGTTCCTGTTTCCATTGTAAAACCAAACTAAAATGCGCACCAGGAATTCAATTTTTAGCATTATTGCACTTTGTGGAATTGGAAATATGGCTTTCGCCCAATATCCGGTTATTCCGGAAGCGATGGAAAAGAAAGCTGATTCACTTTTGAAAAGCATCGAAGATAAATCGGAAAAGCAGTTTTTAAAGGTAAAATCCATTGTGGATGAAGAGGCCAAACACGGTAAACCCTATATTCCATGGGCAGCCAAACCAGGCGATTTGCCTCAATCTAAAATGGTGGCCTTTCCTGGAGCCGAAGGTGGTGGTGCTTATTCATTTGGTGGTCGTGGCGGTAAAGTGTATGTGGTAACCAGTCTTGATGATGCGGGCAAAGGAAGCTTACGGGAAGCCTGCGAACAGGGTGGAGCAAGAATTATTGTGTTCAACGTTTCCGGGATCATCAGGTTAAAAACACCATTGATCATTCGCGCACCTTATGTAACCATTGCTGGTCAGAGTGCACCTGGTGATGGCGTATGTGTCGCTGGCGAATCGGTATGGATCAATACCCACGATGTGGTGATCCGTTATATGCGTTTCCGTCGTGGTGCAACCGATGTTACCAGAAGAGATGATGCCATTGGCGGCAATCCTGTTGGAAATATTATTATCGATCACGTTTCGGCAAGCTGGGGACTGGATGAAAATATGTCGATTTATCGCCATGTATATGATCCTCAAGACGGTTCTAAACCTGTTAAATTGCCTACTGTAAACGTCACCATCCAAAATTCAATCTTTTCCGAAGCATTGGATACCTATAACCACGCTTTCGGAAGTACAATTGGTGGTTTAAATTCCACTTTTATGCGTAACCTTTGGGCATCAAACATCAGCAGAAATCCATCGGTGGGCATGTATGGCGATTTTGGTTTTGCCAATAATGTGATCTTCAACTGGTGGAACAGAAGTGCCGACGGTGGCGATAATGCCTCATTTTATAGCTTCATCAACAATTATTATAAACCAGGACCCATTACACCTGCCGGAGAACCAATTTCTTATCGTATCTTAAAACCTGAATCGGGTAGAGATAAAAAGTTCGCCAACGAATTTGGTAAAGCTTACGTAACCGGCAATATCATTGAAGGGAACGAAAAAGTAACCAAAAACAACTGGGATGGTGGTATACAGCCTGAAAGCAAAAGAGATAAACAGAAACTATTGGATTCCATCCGTACGGATCAACCTTTACCTATGGCCAAGATTTCCATCATCGATACCAAAAAAGCTTATGATTATGTTTTGGCCAATGCCGGAGCTTCATTACCGGTTCGTGATGCGGTAGACCAACGAATTATTAAACAAGTAACAACCGGTAAAATTGAACACGTAGAAGAGGATAAATTACCTGCCAAACAAAGTTATGTAAAACGCCGTTTGCCAGCCGATTCTTACAAAAAAGGCATTATTTCTGATATTGCCCAGGTTGGCGGTTACCCTGAATATAAAGGAAAACCTTATGTGGATACTGATAATGATGGTATTCCCGATGCCTGGGAAACTAAAAATGGTTTAAACCCAAAAGATGCAAAAGACGCTGCCAAAATTTCGAAATCAGGTTATTCGAATATTGAAGTATATTTAAATAGCCTGGTGGATGTTAATAAGGTGAGGCCTGCGAAAGGTTAAAGAAGAAAGACTAAAGCTGAAAGACTGGTAATCTTCTTCTACAAAAAATCGTCATCTCGACTGAAGCGCAGCGAAATGGAGAGATCTATCTAGCAAAATAGATTTCTCGACTGCGTTGCCCTCCGCTCGAAATGACGGCCAAAGAGAAGGGTATTCGATGCCTTTGTGGTCAAATAATAAAAATATGCCAAAAACTAACCATATATCAAAAGCAATACAACTAAAAACCTTCGCCATGATGGTTATCTTGTTTTTAGTTGCAAATTTGTCTTTTGCACAAAAAACAAAGCCTGTTGAGCCACCAAAACCCATTTTTAAAGGCAAAGATGGTAAAATGGCTTATACCCCGGATGAACAAGGGAACCGCATTCCCGATTTTTCTTATGCAGGTTACATGGCAGGCGAAAAAGCCATTCCAACTGCTACAATAAAAGTTGTTGTTCCTCTTGCGAAAGGTGATGCCACTTTAAGGATCCAATCGGCCATTAATTATGTTTCAAAATTGCCTGTCGGGAAAGATGGTTTACGTGGTGCGGTTTTATTGGAAAAAGGAACTTACGAAGTTGCCGGAACATTAAAATTAACCGCCTCTGGCGTGGTGCTACGTGGCAGCGGATTTGGCGAAAACGGTACCATGATTTTTGCCACAGGCTTAGATCGCATTGGTGTGATCAGGATTTTAGGCAAAAAGAACCGAATTGAAGAAAAACCCATTGCCATTACAGATGCTTATGTGCCTGTAAATGCAAATAAAATTACTTTGGCAAATACCAACGGCCTTAAAGTTGGCGATAAAATCATCATAAACCGCCCATCTACTAAAGAATGGATTGAAACCTTAAAAACAGTCGAATTTGGTGGTGGTGAAAGTGCTTTAGGCTGGAAACCAGGAACCAGGGATATCCATTGGGACCGTAAAATTACCGCAATAAACGGGTCAAGCATTACTTTTGATGCGCCAATTACTACTGCATTAGATGCTAAATATGGCGGAGGCACCGTTTCAAAATACCAGTGGGAGGGCAGAATTGCCCAATCGGGTGTGGAAAACCTAAAAATCGAATCAGATTACCATAAAGAAAATATTAAAGATGAATATCACCGCTGGACAGCCATCTGTTTAGAAAACGTAGAAGATGCATGGGTGCGTCAGGTGGTTTTTGAGCATTTTGCAGGTTCTGCCGTGAATCTACTCGAAACCGCTAAAAGAATTACCGTTGAAGATTGTAAATCACTTGCACCGGTTTCTGAGATTGGTGGCGAACGCCGTTTTACCTTTTTAACCACAGGTCAGCAAACGCTTTTCCAAAGGTTATATTCTGAATATGGTTACCATGATTTTGCAGTGGGTTTCTGTGCTCCGGGACCAAATGTTTTCGTTCAATGTCAGTCTTATTTACCTTTCAGTTTCAGTGGAGCGATTGATAGTTGGGCATCAGGTGTGTTATTCGATATTGTCAATATAGATGGACAAGCTTTAAGTTACTTAAACCGCGGACAAGATGGACAAGGCGCAGGCTGGAGTGCCGCGAACAGTGTTTTTTGGCAATGTAGCGCTGCAAGGGTTGATAATTTTCAACCACCAACCGCACAAAACTGGGCTTTCGGAACCTGGTCGCAATTTGCCGGAAACGGTTATTGGGACATGTCGAACGAGCAGATTCAGCCCCGCAGTTTATATTATGCTCAATTAGCAGACCGGATCGGGAATGATGCAGAAACCAGGAATTTTGTTCTTCCGGTTGAAACCGAAGCATCAAGCAGTCCGCCCGTTGATGTTGCCCAAAAACTCACAAAACTGGCTTACAAACCTGCTTTAACCGTTTCAGAATACATTGATGGGGCATCTGATCGGAATAAAATCCCGACAGAAACCGGGCAGGCAAAAAATATTGATAAAATTGGCTTGGATAAGGTGCTTCAGCCCACGCTTGCTAACGCGATGAGCATCAAAAATGGGTGGCTGGTTCGTGGGAATCAAATTGTGGTGGGGGATCGCCAGGATGTACCCTGGTGGAACGGCAGTGCCCGTCCTTATGGATTAAAAAATACTAAATTCCATATTACCCGTTTTGTTCCCGGTCGCTCAGGAAATGGCTTAACAGATGACCTTGATGAAATTACCGATTCGATGAAAAACGATTCGGTTAAGGTGCTTGATCATAACTATGGACTTTGGTACGACAGGAGAAGGGACGATCACGAACGCATCCGCCGCATGGATGGAGAAGTTTGGGCACCTTTTTACGAATTGCCTTTCGCCCGTAGCGGACAGGATAAAGCCTGGGATGGGTTGAGCAAATACGACATCACCAAATATAATCTCTGGTATTGGGACAGGTTGAAACAATTTGCAAACCTTGCCGATCAGAAAGGATTGGTGTTGATCCACGAAAATTATTTTCAGCACAATATAATCGAAGCTGGTGCACATTATGCCGATTTTCCATGGCGTACCGCAAACAACATCAATAATACGGGTTTCCCTGAACCTGTGCCTTATGCCGGGGATAAACGCATTTTTATGGCCGAGCAGTTTTACGACATCACCAACGAACACCGCAGGGCTATCCATAAAGCTTATATCAGAAAATGTTTAGAGAATTTTGACGGAAATTCCGGTGTCATTCAATTAATCGGTGCCGAATTTACTGGTCCTTTGCATTTTGTTCAGTTCTGGATCGATACCATTAACGAATGGGAGAAAGAAACAGGCAAACACCCGATTATCGGTTTAAGTGTGAACAAAGATGTTCAGGATGCAATTTTGGCCGATCCAAAACGTGCTGGAGTGGTTGACCTGATCGATATCCGTTACTGGCATTACCAGGCAGATGGAACCGCTTATGCACCACAAGGCGGATTAAGTTTGGCCCCACGTCAACATGCCCGTTTGCTAAAACCGAAGAAAACGTCCTTCGAAGAAGTTTATCATGCCGTATCCGAATACAAAAACAAATTCCCTGAAAAAGCAGTGATTTATTCGGCAGATAGTTTTGACAGCTTCGGATGGGCTATTTTAATGGCCGGAGGTTCGCTATCTAACGTAAGTAGTATAGATGCTTCTATTTTAAATCTTGCGTCCGCTATGAATCCATTTCTTCCGGCAGGCAAATCAGCAAAACAGTACGGATTGGAAAATGCAGGCAAAGCTTATATTTTATATAATGCTTCTACTGAAGCCATCAATCTCGATTTAAGTCAATTTTCTGGAAAATTTAATGTCAAAATATTGAATACCAAAACGGGAAAAGCCCTTAAAGAAGAGAAAATAAACGGTGGATCCGTAGTGAAATTAAATAAAGCAGCAGCAGGCGACGAAGTGATTATCATCAATAAAATTTAACATGAACTTTAAAACCAACATATTTTTACTTGCTATTATTTCCTGCATCGCTTTTGGCTGTAAGAAAAAGCCTCATTTTGGAGATAAGAGCATCCTGGTTTCTGAAAATGGCAGATACCTGACCACCGGCGATGGCAAACCTTTTTTCTGGTTGGGCGATACAGCCTGGTTATTGTTCAGCCGGTTAACCCGCGAAGAATCGAATACTTACCTCGAAGATCGTAAACAGAAAGGTTTTAATGTAATTCAGATAATGTTACTGCACGATGTTCCCTCAAGTAATGTGTATTTAGATTCATCAGTGGTTCATGCCGATATTTCAAAGCCGATGCTTACGCCGGGCAATGATCCAAAAGATTCACTGGCTTACGATTATTGGGACCATGTGGATTATATCGTTGATCAGGCAGCGGAAAAAGGTCTTTATATGGCCTTGGTTCCGGTTTGGGGTACCAATGTGAAAAATAAAAAAGTAAATAAAACGCAGGCAAAGGCTTATTCTGAGTTTTTAGCTAAACGTTATAAAGACAAATGGAACATCATTTGGTTAAATGGTGGCGATATTAAAGGAAGTGACGGTGCAGACGTTTGGAATACCATCGGTGAAACGTTAAGAGCCAATGATCCCAATCACCTCATTACTTTCCATCCAAGGGGAAGAACAGCATCATCACAATGGTTTCAAAAGGCTAAATGGTGTGATTTTGATATGATTCAATCAGGTCACCGCCGTTATGATCAGGATACTTCTAAAAATGAAAAATTGCATTATGGCGAAGACAACTGGAAATATATCGAAGCGGATTATAAATTGAAACCTACCAAACCAACCATTGATGGGGAACCATCTTACGAGGATATTCCTCAAGGTTTGCACGATACCACACAACCCCGCTGGACAGATGCCGATGTAAGAAGATATGGTTACTGGTCGGTTTTTGCAGGTGCTTTTGGTTATACTTATGGCCATAATTCGGTGATGCAGCTGTACAAAAAGACAGATTTAAAACCTGCTTATGGTCCGAAAGACCAATGGATTACTGCCATTAACGCGCCAGGTGCAAAACAGATGCAATATTTAAAAGATTTAATGCTGGTACATCCTTATTTCGACCGCATACCCGATCAAACTTTAATTGCAGGTAAAAATGGCGAAAAGTACGATCGCATTCTTGCCACAAGAGGGGAAGAGTTTGCATTGCTTTACACCTATACGGGACGAAATTTCAGTGTACAAATGGGCAAAATTGATGGTGATGAAGTAAAAGCATCCTGGTTTGATCCAAGAACAGGTAAAACGATAAAAATCGGAGAATTTGAAAATAAAGGAATTAAAGAATTTAACCCGCCCGGCGAATCTGCAAATGGTAACGATTGGGTGTTGGTGTTGGAGGGGATATAAAAGAAGGTTGAGGGTTTAAAGGTAGAGGGTTTAAGGTGTATCATTTTAAAAAAATCGTCATTTCGACTGGAGTGTAACGGAATGGAGAAATCTATTGCGATAATCTAATAGGGATTTCACCCTGAGCGTAGTCGAAGGGCAATCTCTTTAATTATTACAACTTGAGGTCTTCGACTCCGCTCAGACTGACAGTTAAACTAAAGAAAATAAAAAACAGTGTTTAAACCAAAATCCATAGCATCATTTCGTTTCGCCATTATTGGCCTGCTTTTGTGCGGATTAAGCTCCTGCACCAAACAAGCCTATTTATTCACTTCTTTTCATGAACCCGCAACTGAGGGTTTAAGGCTTTTATACAGCTACGATGCCTACCATTGGACAGATTTAAACAAAACCTTTTTAAAACCTGAAGTCGGAATACAAAAAGTGCTACGTGATCCATCCATTGTTCAAGGGCCTGATGGAACATTTCATCTGGTGTGGACCTGCAGCTGGAAAGGTGATAAAGGTTTTGGTTATGCCAGTTCAAAAGATCTGATCCACTGGACGGAGCAGAAATTTCTTCCGGTAATGGAGAAAGAACCTAAAACCGTAAATGTTTGGGCGCCTGAAATCTTTTACGATGACGAGAAAAAGGAATATGTGATCATTTGGGCCTCAACCATCCCATTTCGTTTTGCAAAGGGAATAGAAGAAGAAGAAAACAACCACCGCATGTACAGCATCACCACAAAGGATTTTGTGACTTTTTCGGAGCTTAAACTCTTCTTAGATCCTGGTTTCAGTGTGATTGATGCGGTTATTGTGAAAAGGGCTGTTAAAGATTATGTACTGGTGCTGAAGGATAATACCCGTCCGAATAGAAATTTAAAGGTTGCTTTTGCAAAAAATGCTTTAGGTCCGTATGAAAATATTTCGGAAACCTTTAGCCCTAAATTAACAGAAGGACCAACGGTAGTAAAAGTTAAAAATGATTGGCTGATCTACTTCGACGCTTACGGACAAAAGATTTATTCGGCTTATAAAACAGCCGATTTTAAAACTTTTAAAGATGTAACAGCAGAAGTTTCAGTGCCAGAAGGACATAAACACGGGACAATTATAAAAGTGAAAAAGGAATTGATTGAGAATTTATTGAAATAGCGGTTACAAACCTCGTAGGTTTTTAAAACCTACGAGGTTTAAACTTAAATACTGTTGTCATCCTGAGGCACGAAGGATCTTTATAAGATGAAAAACTGGCTGAAAACCTCACTGTAAGCATTTGAGGTTAATTTCAGGAAGTGCTAATCGGCTAGAGAATCTTCCTTTGTCAGAATGACAGAGACCAAAATATAAACATGAATACATTTAAAATACTTTGTTTAACCCTGCCATTTGCACTTGCGATACAATCCTCGCAGGCGCAGGATACCGTGCGTTATACAGGTAAAACTCTGGTTAATGCCGATTATCACCACGGGCAGCTTTCGCCGGTGATGGGCGTACACAGCATCCAAACGTTTAGGGCAAACCGCGAACACCCAGAACTTGCCGAAAACTTTGGCTGGACTTACAACCACGCACCAATGTTAGCCTATTGGAACAACAAATTTTATATCGAATATTTAAGTGATCAAGTAGGCGAGAGCATCCCGCCAGGACAAACTTTAGTACAATCTTCAACAGATGGTTACACCTGGACCAAACCTGAAGTGGTTTTCCCAATTTACCGCATTCCTGATGGAACGACAAAAGAGGGTAGAACCGATGTAGCGAAAGATTTGGATGCCGTGATGCACCAACGCATGGGTTTTTATGTTTCTACCAAAAATATATTTCTGGTTCTGGGGTTTTATGCCATTAGTTTCGATGCAAAAGATGATCCGAACGACGGGCATGGAATCGGTAGGGCTGTAAGGGAGATTCAGGCCGATGGAAAATATGGTCCGATTTATTTTATCCATTACAATCCCGGTTATTCAGAGAAAAACACCAAATACCCGCTATACACCAAAAGCAAAAGTAAAACTTTCATTGAAGCATGTAATGAATTGTTGTCAAATAGGTTAATGACGCAGCAATGGAATGAAGAAGCAGATAGAAAAGATCCTTTAATTACCTTACAGAAACAATATAAAGCTTTCAGCTACTATCATTTACCAGATGGCAGAGTGGTGGGATTATGGAAAAATGCCCTAACCGCAATCAGCACCGATAATGGCAAAAGCTGGCCTGAAAACGCTTCGCGTGCGCCTGGTTTTGTCAACAGCAATGCCAAAATCTGGGGGCAAAAAACTTCGGATGGCAATTATGCCACCGTATATAATCCTTCAGAATATAGATGGCCTTTAGCCATTTCGACCAGTAAAAATGGCCTGGATTATAC
Proteins encoded in this region:
- a CDS encoding DUF6298 domain-containing protein, whose translation is MPKTNHISKAIQLKTFAMMVILFLVANLSFAQKTKPVEPPKPIFKGKDGKMAYTPDEQGNRIPDFSYAGYMAGEKAIPTATIKVVVPLAKGDATLRIQSAINYVSKLPVGKDGLRGAVLLEKGTYEVAGTLKLTASGVVLRGSGFGENGTMIFATGLDRIGVIRILGKKNRIEEKPIAITDAYVPVNANKITLANTNGLKVGDKIIINRPSTKEWIETLKTVEFGGGESALGWKPGTRDIHWDRKITAINGSSITFDAPITTALDAKYGGGTVSKYQWEGRIAQSGVENLKIESDYHKENIKDEYHRWTAICLENVEDAWVRQVVFEHFAGSAVNLLETAKRITVEDCKSLAPVSEIGGERRFTFLTTGQQTLFQRLYSEYGYHDFAVGFCAPGPNVFVQCQSYLPFSFSGAIDSWASGVLFDIVNIDGQALSYLNRGQDGQGAGWSAANSVFWQCSAARVDNFQPPTAQNWAFGTWSQFAGNGYWDMSNEQIQPRSLYYAQLADRIGNDAETRNFVLPVETEASSSPPVDVAQKLTKLAYKPALTVSEYIDGASDRNKIPTETGQAKNIDKIGLDKVLQPTLANAMSIKNGWLVRGNQIVVGDRQDVPWWNGSARPYGLKNTKFHITRFVPGRSGNGLTDDLDEITDSMKNDSVKVLDHNYGLWYDRRRDDHERIRRMDGEVWAPFYELPFARSGQDKAWDGLSKYDITKYNLWYWDRLKQFANLADQKGLVLIHENYFQHNIIEAGAHYADFPWRTANNINNTGFPEPVPYAGDKRIFMAEQFYDITNEHRRAIHKAYIRKCLENFDGNSGVIQLIGAEFTGPLHFVQFWIDTINEWEKETGKHPIIGLSVNKDVQDAILADPKRAGVVDLIDIRYWHYQADGTAYAPQGGLSLAPRQHARLLKPKKTSFEEVYHAVSEYKNKFPEKAVIYSADSFDSFGWAILMAGGSLSNVSSIDASILNLASAMNPFLPAGKSAKQYGLENAGKAYILYNASTEAINLDLSQFSGKFNVKILNTKTGKALKEEKINGGSVVKLNKAAAGDEVIIINKI
- a CDS encoding six-hairpin glycosidase; protein product: MNTFKILCLTLPFALAIQSSQAQDTVRYTGKTLVNADYHHGQLSPVMGVHSIQTFRANREHPELAENFGWTYNHAPMLAYWNNKFYIEYLSDQVGESIPPGQTLVQSSTDGYTWTKPEVVFPIYRIPDGTTKEGRTDVAKDLDAVMHQRMGFYVSTKNIFLVLGFYAISFDAKDDPNDGHGIGRAVREIQADGKYGPIYFIHYNPGYSEKNTKYPLYTKSKSKTFIEACNELLSNRLMTQQWNEEADRKDPLITLQKQYKAFSYYHLPDGRVVGLWKNALTAISTDNGKSWPENASRAPGFVNSNAKIWGQKTSDGNYATVYNPSEYRWPLAISTSKNGLDYTNLLLVNGEITPMRYGGNYKSYGPQYVRGIEEGNGKPKDGKLWVTYSMNKEDIWISSVPVPVNDKAKQHVNDDFGKLSKDKALEMWNIYSPLWAPVKVEDGALILKDKDPFDYAKAERLFPASRKIITSFSVTPKQKDFGLLEIELQDAKGTATVRLTFDSAATLSAKAGARYKNFMKYDAGKNYDIKLKLDAFTRFYTITVNGKEVLTSLAFQPVADVSRIVFRTGDVRRFPDIDTPADQTYDLKNAGESTKEAVYSIKYLKTERF
- a CDS encoding polysaccharide lyase — translated: MRTRNSIFSIIALCGIGNMAFAQYPVIPEAMEKKADSLLKSIEDKSEKQFLKVKSIVDEEAKHGKPYIPWAAKPGDLPQSKMVAFPGAEGGGAYSFGGRGGKVYVVTSLDDAGKGSLREACEQGGARIIVFNVSGIIRLKTPLIIRAPYVTIAGQSAPGDGVCVAGESVWINTHDVVIRYMRFRRGATDVTRRDDAIGGNPVGNIIIDHVSASWGLDENMSIYRHVYDPQDGSKPVKLPTVNVTIQNSIFSEALDTYNHAFGSTIGGLNSTFMRNLWASNISRNPSVGMYGDFGFANNVIFNWWNRSADGGDNASFYSFINNYYKPGPITPAGEPISYRILKPESGRDKKFANEFGKAYVTGNIIEGNEKVTKNNWDGGIQPESKRDKQKLLDSIRTDQPLPMAKISIIDTKKAYDYVLANAGASLPVRDAVDQRIIKQVTTGKIEHVEEDKLPAKQSYVKRRLPADSYKKGIISDIAQVGGYPEYKGKPYVDTDNDGIPDAWETKNGLNPKDAKDAAKISKSGYSNIEVYLNSLVDVNKVRPAKG
- a CDS encoding glycoside hydrolase family 140 protein; translation: MNFKTNIFLLAIISCIAFGCKKKPHFGDKSILVSENGRYLTTGDGKPFFWLGDTAWLLFSRLTREESNTYLEDRKQKGFNVIQIMLLHDVPSSNVYLDSSVVHADISKPMLTPGNDPKDSLAYDYWDHVDYIVDQAAEKGLYMALVPVWGTNVKNKKVNKTQAKAYSEFLAKRYKDKWNIIWLNGGDIKGSDGADVWNTIGETLRANDPNHLITFHPRGRTASSQWFQKAKWCDFDMIQSGHRRYDQDTSKNEKLHYGEDNWKYIEADYKLKPTKPTIDGEPSYEDIPQGLHDTTQPRWTDADVRRYGYWSVFAGAFGYTYGHNSVMQLYKKTDLKPAYGPKDQWITAINAPGAKQMQYLKDLMLVHPYFDRIPDQTLIAGKNGEKYDRILATRGEEFALLYTYTGRNFSVQMGKIDGDEVKASWFDPRTGKTIKIGEFENKGIKEFNPPGESANGNDWVLVLEGI
- a CDS encoding polysaccharide lyase family 1 protein, with the protein product MKKNFLNLLFTTALMLSANYSFAQYPNIPADVKKSSDSMMKEAYHQSDIAWEKAKPIIAKEAGEGKPYIPWAGRPNDLPQSKLLAFPGAEGGGAYSFGGHGGRVIVVKNLNDSGPGSLRDACEQGGARIVVFNVAGIIRLKTPLIIRAPYITIAGQTAPGDGVCVAGESVWLNTHDVIVRFMRFRRGETFVGRRDDAIGGNPVGNIMIDHVSASWGLDENMSMYRHMYNDSTGKTEEKLGTVNITIQNSIFSEALDYWNHAFGSTLGGENCAFVRNLWADNGARNPSIGWNGIFNFANNVVFNWNNRSTDGGDYTAQYNIINNFYKPGPVTELKDPISYRILKPESGRSKLPYVVFGRAYVAGNIIDGNEKVTKNNWDGGVQLEDKKGNLMSYEQASKYFAAMKAKDPFPMPKISIIPTLQAKDYVLANAGATLPKRDPVDTRVVKQVSTGKIEVHPDAKPSAFQFEHRRLPGDSYKQGIITEVSQVGGYPEYKGTPYKDSDDDGMPDAYELKNGLNPKDASDASKITKSGYSNIEVYVNSVVPVSIVKPN
- a CDS encoding glycoside hydrolase family 43 protein, translating into MFKPKSIASFRFAIIGLLLCGLSSCTKQAYLFTSFHEPATEGLRLLYSYDAYHWTDLNKTFLKPEVGIQKVLRDPSIVQGPDGTFHLVWTCSWKGDKGFGYASSKDLIHWTEQKFLPVMEKEPKTVNVWAPEIFYDDEKKEYVIIWASTIPFRFAKGIEEEENNHRMYSITTKDFVTFSELKLFLDPGFSVIDAVIVKRAVKDYVLVLKDNTRPNRNLKVAFAKNALGPYENISETFSPKLTEGPTVVKVKNDWLIYFDAYGQKIYSAYKTADFKTFKDVTAEVSVPEGHKHGTIIKVKKELIENLLK